DNA sequence from the Rhizobium sp. ARZ01 genome:
TCTAGCTCTAATCTTTCCGGCGCCTGCGCGTCGATCGTCAACAACTGGAATCTGCCGCCGAGCCGGTCGAGCAGCCAGCTGCCTTCGACCGGCGCATCGGCGGCGGCCGCGCCGGGGCGCGTGCGTTCCGGCAGGGCCGTGCAGTCGGGACCGTTCAACGGCGAGCCGTCATAGATAGTGGGCAGCGACAGACGTCCCGAGTTCACCATGGGGCGCGTGGCCGGGTAATGCTCGGAGAGATCGAGAACGGCATCGCGGAACAGCCGGCTCATCTCCGATTTGGGGGTGATGAAGTCCGTGGAACGGGACGAGTGCAGGATGTTTTCGTCGGCTGCCTGAACACGTTCTTCGTTGTAGCTGTCCAGCAGGTGTTCCGGCGCCCTGCCCTGGATGACAAGCTTCAGTTTCCAGGCAAGATTGTCGGCGTCCTGGATGCCGGAATTTGCGCCGCGCGCGCCGAACGGGGAGACCTGGTGCGCGCTGTCGCCGGCGAAAACCACATGGCCATGGCGGAACTTTTCCATGCGGCGGCACTGGAAGGTGTAGATCGACACCCAGTCGAGCTCGAATCGCGCCTCTTCGCCAAGGAATGCCTTCAGCCGCGGGATGACCTTCTCCGGCTTTGCCTCTTCCTGCTTGTCGATGTCCCAGCCGAGTTGCAGGTCCACGCGCCAGACATTGTCGGGCTGCTTGTGCAAGAGGGCGGACTGTCCGCGGTTGAAGGGCGGGTCAAACCAGAAGCGTCGCTCGACCGGGAAGCTCGGGCTGTCCTCCATGACGATGTCGGCGATCAGGAAATTGTCTTCGAAGACGCGGCCGACGAAATCGAGGCCGAGTTGCTTGCGGGTCGGCGATCCGGCGCCGTCACAGGCGACCAGCCAGTCGGCAAACAGCACATAGGGTCCATCCGGCGTTTCCACCGTCAGGCGCACGCCCTTTCCTGTTTCCGCAACGGTCGTTGCACGGTTCTTGCCGCGAAGCTCGATCGGTGTCCCATTCGCCTGCAGCGCACGGACGCGCTCGATCAGGTGCTGTTCGAGGTAGTATTGCTGCAGGTTGATAAAAGCGGGGCGCTTGTGGCCGTTCTCGGGCAGGAGGTTGAACTCGAAGACCTGCCGTTCGTCGAAATAGACCCTTCCGAGGTTCCACTGCACGCCCTTGTCGACCAAAGC
Encoded proteins:
- a CDS encoding FAD-dependent oxidoreductase is translated as MTKVFETPLYPYSRSPDQDAAEAVRHPVVVVGAGPVGLAVAIDLAGQGVPVIVLDDNDRVSFGSRAICFSKRTLEILDRLGCGDALVDKGVQWNLGRVYFDERQVFEFNLLPENGHKRPAFINLQQYYLEQHLIERVRALQANGTPIELRGKNRATTVAETGKGVRLTVETPDGPYVLFADWLVACDGAGSPTRKQLGLDFVGRVFEDNFLIADIVMEDSPSFPVERRFWFDPPFNRGQSALLHKQPDNVWRVDLQLGWDIDKQEEAKPEKVIPRLKAFLGEEARFELDWVSIYTFQCRRMEKFRHGHVVFAGDSAHQVSPFGARGANSGIQDADNLAWKLKLVIQGRAPEHLLDSYNEERVQAADENILHSSRSTDFITPKSEMSRLFRDAVLDLSEHYPATRPMVNSGRLSLPTIYDGSPLNGPDCTALPERTRPGAAAADAPVEGSWLLDRLGGRFQLLTIDAQAPERLELDGIVVERIALSVRGETSGPLRERWLGRADSVVALLRPDQHVAARWESYDEKAVRAALGRAIGREARGT